One genomic window of Rhinolophus ferrumequinum isolate MPI-CBG mRhiFer1 chromosome 23, mRhiFer1_v1.p, whole genome shotgun sequence includes the following:
- the DNMT3B gene encoding DNA (cytosine-5)-methyltransferase 3B isoform X2, which yields MKGDTRQLNREEDASGREDSIITNGGCSDQSSDSKDAPSPPILEAISTPEIRGRRSSSRLSRREVSSLLSYTQDLTGDGDGEGEDGDRSDTPVMPKLFRETRTRSESPAVRTRNHNSASSRERYRPFLRSTRGRQVRNHVDESPVEFSATRSLRRRAASSAGTPWPSPDGLYLTIDLTDDVVPQSSSTPYNHLAQDSHQESLDSPQVDTEGRDADGTEYQDGKEFGIGDLVWGKIKGFSWWPAMVVSWKATSKRQAMSGMRWVQWFGDGKFSEVSADKLVALGLFSQHFNLATFNKLVSYRKAMYHALEKARVRAGKTFPSGPGDSLEDQLKPMLEWAHGGFRPTGIEGLKPNNKQPENKTRRRTADDSATSTDYCPPPKRLKTNCYNNGKDRGEEDQTREQMALDVTNNKSSLEDSCLSCGRKNTVSFHPLFEGGLCQTCRDRFLELFYMYDDDGYQSYCTVCCEGRELLLCSNTSCCRCFCVECLEVLVGKGTAADAKLQEPWSCYMCLPQRCHGVLRRRKDWNVRLQAFFTSDMGLEYEAPKLYPAIPAARRRPIRVLSLFDGIATGYLVLKELGIKVEKYVASEVCEESIAVGTVKHEGNIKYVNDVRNITKKNIEEWGPFDLVIGGSPCNDLSNVNPARKGLYEGTGRLFFEFYHLLNYSRPKEGDDRPFFWMFENVVAMKVGDKRDISRFLECNPVMIDAIKVSAAHRARYFWGNLPGMNRIFGFPVHYTDVSNMGRGARQKLLGRSWSVPVIRHLFAPLKDYFACE from the exons GCCGCAGATCAAGCTCACGACTGTCCAGGAGGGAGGTCTCCAGCCTGCTAAGTTATACTCAG GATCTGACGGGCGATGGAGATGGCGAAGGGGAAGATGGAGATCGCTCTGACACTCCAGTGATGCCAAAACTCTTCCGTGAAACCAGAACTCGGTCTGAAAGCCCAGCT GTCCGAACCCGAAATCACAACAGTGCCTCCAGCCGGGAGAGGTACAGACCCTTCCTACGTTCCACCCGAGGCCGGCAGGTCCGCAATCACGTGGACGAGTCCCCCGTGGAGTTCTCAGCTACCAGG TCCCTGAGGCGGCGTGCAGCGTCGTCGGCAGGCACACCGTGGCCATCCCCTGACGGCCTCTACCTCACCATCGACCTTACAGATGACGTGGTTCCCCAGAGCAGCAGTACCCCTTACAATCACTTGGCTCAGGACAGCCATCAGGAGAGCTTGGACTCCCCACAGGTGGACACAGAGGGCAGAGACGCAGATGGCACCGAGTATCAG GATGGGAAGGAGTTTGGAATAGGGGACCTCGTATGGGGGAAGATCAAGGGCTTCTCCTGGTGGCCTGCCATGGTGGTGTCTTGGAAGGCCACCTCCAAGCGCCAGGCCATGTCTGGCATGCGGTGGGTCCAGTGGTTTGGTGATGGCAAGTTCTCTGAG GTCTCTGCTGATAAGCTGGTGGCCCTGGGACTGTTTAGCCAGCACTTTAACCTGGCGACTTTCAATAAGCTGGTCTCTTACAGGAAGGCCATGTACCATGCTCTGGAG AAAGCCAGGGTGCGGGCTGGCAAGACCTTCCCCAGCGGCCCCGGAGACTCATTGGAGGACCAGCTGAAGCCCATGTTGGAGTGGGCCCATGGGGGCTTCAGGCCTACTGGGATTGAGGGCCTCAAACCCAACAACAAGCAACCAG AGAATAAGACTCGAAGACGCACAGCTGATGACTCGGCCACCTCTACTGACTACTGCCCCCCACCCAAGCGCCTCAAGACCAATTGCTATAATAACGGCAAAGACCGAGGAGAGGAGGACCAGACTCGAG AGCAAATGGCTTTGGATGTTACCAACAACAAGAGTAGTCTGGAAG ACAGCTGTTTGTCCTGTGGTAGGAAAAACACTGTGTCCTTCCACCCTCTCTTTGAGGGCGGGCTTTGCCAGACGTGCCGG GACCGGTTCCTCGAGCTATTCTACATGTACGACGATGACGGCTATCAGTCCTACTGCACTGTGTGCTGCGAGGGCCGGGAGCTGCTCCTGTGCAGCAACACGAGCTGCTGTCG GTGCTTCTGTGTGGAGTGCCTGGAGGTGCTGGTGGGCAAAGGCACAGCAGCAGATGCGAAGCTGCAGGAGCCCTGGAGCTGCTACATGTGCCTCCCGCAGCGCTGTCACGGCGTCCTGCGGCGCCGGAAGGACTGGAACGTCCGCCTACAGGCTTTCTTCACCAGTGACATGGGGCTTGAATAT GAAGCCCCCAAGTTATACCCTGCGATTCCTGCAGCCCGAAGGCGACCCATTCGAGTCTTGTCCCTGTTTGATGGAATTGCCACAG GGTACTTGGTTCTCAAAGAATTGGGCATCAAAGTGGAGAAGTATGTCGCCTCCGAAGTGTGTGAAGAGTCCATTGCGGTCGGAACTGTCAAGCACGAGGGCAATATCAAATATGTGAATGATGTCAGGaacatcacaaagaaaaat ATTGAAGAATGGGGCCCCTTTGACTTGGTGATTGGTGGAAGCCCATGCAATGATCTCTCAAATGTGAACCCTGCCAGGAAAGGCCTGTACG AGGGCACAGGCCGGCTCTTCTTCGAGTTTTACCACCTGCTGAATTACTCACGCCCCAAGGAAGGTGACGACCGGCCCTTCTTCTGGATGTTTGAGAATGTGGTAGCCATGAAGGTTGGGGACAAGAGGGACATCTCTCGGTTCCTGGAG tGCAATCCAGTGATGATTGATGCCATCAAGGTGTCTGCTGCTCATAGGGCCCGATACTTCTGGGGCAACCTGCCCGGGATGAACAG GATCTTCGGCTTTCCTGTACACTACACAGATGTGTCCAACATGGGCCGTGGTGCCCGTCAGAAGCTGCTCGGGAGGTCCTGGAGCGTGCCTGTCATCCGACACCTCTTCGCTCCCCTGAAGGACTACTTTGCCTGTGAATAG
- the DNMT3B gene encoding DNA (cytosine-5)-methyltransferase 3B isoform X1, translating into MKGDTRQLNREEDASGREDSIITNGGCSDQSSDSKDAPSPPILEAISTPEIRGRRSSSRLSRREVSSLLSYTQDLTGDGDGEGEDGDRSDTPVMPKLFRETRTRSESPAVRTRNHNSASSRERYRPFLRSTRGRQVRNHVDESPVEFSATRSLRRRAASSAGTPWPSPDGLYLTIDLTDDVVPQSSSTPYNHLAQDSHQESLDSPQVDTEGRDADGTEYQDGKEFGIGDLVWGKIKGFSWWPAMVVSWKATSKRQAMSGMRWVQWFGDGKFSEVSADKLVALGLFSQHFNLATFNKLVSYRKAMYHALEKARVRAGKTFPSGPGDSLEDQLKPMLEWAHGGFRPTGIEGLKPNNKQPENKTRRRTADDSATSTDYCPPPKRLKTNCYNNGKDRGEEDQTREQMALDVTNNKSSLEDSCLSCGRKNTVSFHPLFEGGLCQTCRDRFLELFYMYDDDGYQSYCTVCCEGRELLLCSNTSCCRCFCVECLEVLVGKGTAADAKLQEPWSCYMCLPQRCHGVLRRRKDWNVRLQAFFTSDMGLEYEAPKLYPAIPAARRRPIRVLSLFDGIATGYLVLKELGIKVEKYVASEVCEESIAVGTVKHEGNIKYVNDVRNITKKNIEEWGPFDLVIGGSPCNDLSNVNPARKGLYEGTGRLFFEFYHLLNYSRPKEGDDRPFFWMFENVVAMKVGDKRDISRFLECNPVMIDAIKVSAAHRARYFWGNLPGMNRPVIASKNDKLELQDCLEFNRTAKLKKVQTITTKSNSIRQGKNQLFPVVMNGKEDVLWCTELERIFGFPVHYTDVSNMGRGARQKLLGRSWSVPVIRHLFAPLKDYFACE; encoded by the exons GCCGCAGATCAAGCTCACGACTGTCCAGGAGGGAGGTCTCCAGCCTGCTAAGTTATACTCAG GATCTGACGGGCGATGGAGATGGCGAAGGGGAAGATGGAGATCGCTCTGACACTCCAGTGATGCCAAAACTCTTCCGTGAAACCAGAACTCGGTCTGAAAGCCCAGCT GTCCGAACCCGAAATCACAACAGTGCCTCCAGCCGGGAGAGGTACAGACCCTTCCTACGTTCCACCCGAGGCCGGCAGGTCCGCAATCACGTGGACGAGTCCCCCGTGGAGTTCTCAGCTACCAGG TCCCTGAGGCGGCGTGCAGCGTCGTCGGCAGGCACACCGTGGCCATCCCCTGACGGCCTCTACCTCACCATCGACCTTACAGATGACGTGGTTCCCCAGAGCAGCAGTACCCCTTACAATCACTTGGCTCAGGACAGCCATCAGGAGAGCTTGGACTCCCCACAGGTGGACACAGAGGGCAGAGACGCAGATGGCACCGAGTATCAG GATGGGAAGGAGTTTGGAATAGGGGACCTCGTATGGGGGAAGATCAAGGGCTTCTCCTGGTGGCCTGCCATGGTGGTGTCTTGGAAGGCCACCTCCAAGCGCCAGGCCATGTCTGGCATGCGGTGGGTCCAGTGGTTTGGTGATGGCAAGTTCTCTGAG GTCTCTGCTGATAAGCTGGTGGCCCTGGGACTGTTTAGCCAGCACTTTAACCTGGCGACTTTCAATAAGCTGGTCTCTTACAGGAAGGCCATGTACCATGCTCTGGAG AAAGCCAGGGTGCGGGCTGGCAAGACCTTCCCCAGCGGCCCCGGAGACTCATTGGAGGACCAGCTGAAGCCCATGTTGGAGTGGGCCCATGGGGGCTTCAGGCCTACTGGGATTGAGGGCCTCAAACCCAACAACAAGCAACCAG AGAATAAGACTCGAAGACGCACAGCTGATGACTCGGCCACCTCTACTGACTACTGCCCCCCACCCAAGCGCCTCAAGACCAATTGCTATAATAACGGCAAAGACCGAGGAGAGGAGGACCAGACTCGAG AGCAAATGGCTTTGGATGTTACCAACAACAAGAGTAGTCTGGAAG ACAGCTGTTTGTCCTGTGGTAGGAAAAACACTGTGTCCTTCCACCCTCTCTTTGAGGGCGGGCTTTGCCAGACGTGCCGG GACCGGTTCCTCGAGCTATTCTACATGTACGACGATGACGGCTATCAGTCCTACTGCACTGTGTGCTGCGAGGGCCGGGAGCTGCTCCTGTGCAGCAACACGAGCTGCTGTCG GTGCTTCTGTGTGGAGTGCCTGGAGGTGCTGGTGGGCAAAGGCACAGCAGCAGATGCGAAGCTGCAGGAGCCCTGGAGCTGCTACATGTGCCTCCCGCAGCGCTGTCACGGCGTCCTGCGGCGCCGGAAGGACTGGAACGTCCGCCTACAGGCTTTCTTCACCAGTGACATGGGGCTTGAATAT GAAGCCCCCAAGTTATACCCTGCGATTCCTGCAGCCCGAAGGCGACCCATTCGAGTCTTGTCCCTGTTTGATGGAATTGCCACAG GGTACTTGGTTCTCAAAGAATTGGGCATCAAAGTGGAGAAGTATGTCGCCTCCGAAGTGTGTGAAGAGTCCATTGCGGTCGGAACTGTCAAGCACGAGGGCAATATCAAATATGTGAATGATGTCAGGaacatcacaaagaaaaat ATTGAAGAATGGGGCCCCTTTGACTTGGTGATTGGTGGAAGCCCATGCAATGATCTCTCAAATGTGAACCCTGCCAGGAAAGGCCTGTACG AGGGCACAGGCCGGCTCTTCTTCGAGTTTTACCACCTGCTGAATTACTCACGCCCCAAGGAAGGTGACGACCGGCCCTTCTTCTGGATGTTTGAGAATGTGGTAGCCATGAAGGTTGGGGACAAGAGGGACATCTCTCGGTTCCTGGAG tGCAATCCAGTGATGATTGATGCCATCAAGGTGTCTGCTGCTCATAGGGCCCGATACTTCTGGGGCAACCTGCCCGGGATGAACAG GCCCGTGATAGCATCAAAGAATGATAAACTCGAGCTGCAGGACTGCTTGGAGTTCAATAGGACAGCAAAG TTAAAGAAAGTACAGACAATAACCACCAAGTCGAACTCGATCAGACAGGGGAAAAACCAACTTTTCCCTGTTGTCATGAATGGCAAAGAAGATGTTTTGTGGTGCACTGAGCTAGAAAG GATCTTCGGCTTTCCTGTACACTACACAGATGTGTCCAACATGGGCCGTGGTGCCCGTCAGAAGCTGCTCGGGAGGTCCTGGAGCGTGCCTGTCATCCGACACCTCTTCGCTCCCCTGAAGGACTACTTTGCCTGTGAATAG